In Syntrophomonas wolfei subsp. wolfei str. Goettingen G311, a single window of DNA contains:
- a CDS encoding putative sulfate/molybdate transporter, with amino-acid sequence MKIGDFSEIHGEISGAIADLGTFLPYVLGAIIIGGLDASSIFITFGLMYIFTGYFYRIPIPVQPMKIIGAAILVHHLTAGEVAAAGIMMGLTLFILSITGLASRLAGLTPDSVTLGIQAGLGVSLAMLGINYIKTDLLLGLIIMLFMLFLFQNRRFPASIAGVVGGTLLAFVLHPELHWPGLQLGFYWPHLILPAWTDFARGFTLAYLPQLPLTLTNSVLVTAILAHELFPEQSEKVNERNLCLTLGIGNLLAAPLGGFAMCHGSGGLAAHYRFGGRTGFTPALMGIILLFTGIFLGPAGVDLLQVIPQAVLGGLLFFSGVDLVRGVQDFGDKKTLFCFAVVLIISIAVNPAIAFMVGLILHFLFNKGWVNI; translated from the coding sequence ATGAAGATTGGGGATTTTTCAGAAATTCATGGTGAGATTTCTGGTGCTATTGCTGACCTGGGGACTTTTCTACCTTATGTACTGGGCGCTATTATAATTGGTGGGCTGGATGCCAGTAGTATTTTTATAACTTTTGGCTTGATGTATATCTTTACTGGATATTTTTATCGTATTCCGATTCCGGTTCAACCTATGAAAATTATCGGTGCAGCGATATTGGTACACCATTTGACTGCTGGAGAAGTAGCTGCGGCAGGGATTATGATGGGTTTAACTTTATTCATCCTGTCTATAACCGGTTTGGCAAGTAGATTGGCTGGTCTGACGCCGGATAGCGTAACCCTTGGTATCCAGGCAGGTTTAGGTGTTAGCCTGGCCATGCTGGGGATAAATTATATAAAAACCGATTTGCTGCTTGGTCTTATTATAATGTTGTTCATGCTTTTTCTCTTTCAAAACCGGCGGTTCCCTGCTTCTATAGCGGGGGTGGTGGGTGGAACTCTGCTGGCATTTGTCCTGCACCCGGAACTTCACTGGCCCGGTTTGCAATTGGGGTTTTATTGGCCCCACCTAATTTTACCTGCCTGGACCGATTTTGCCCGGGGCTTTACCCTGGCTTATTTACCCCAGTTGCCCCTTACTTTAACTAATTCCGTTTTGGTAACAGCCATTTTAGCTCACGAGCTTTTCCCAGAGCAATCAGAAAAAGTAAATGAAAGAAATCTATGCCTGACCCTGGGCATTGGCAATCTCCTGGCCGCCCCTCTGGGTGGTTTTGCCATGTGCCATGGTAGCGGTGGACTGGCAGCTCATTATCGTTTTGGTGGTAGAACCGGTTTTACCCCAGCCTTAATGGGAATAATTCTTCTATTTACCGGCATATTTTTGGGACCTGCAGGAGTTGATTTGTTACAGGTAATTCCCCAGGCCGTACTAGGTGGTCTCCTCTTTTTCAGCGGAGTAGACCTGGTTCGAGGAGTGCAGGATTTTGGAGATAAAAAAACTTTGTTCTGTTTTGCGGTAGTATTAATAATCAGTATTGCTGTGAACCCAGCGATTGCCTTTATGGTCGGTTTAATACTTCATTTCCTGTTTAATAAAGGTTGGGTAAATATCTAA